Proteins co-encoded in one Opitutus terrae PB90-1 genomic window:
- the sucD gene encoding succinate--CoA ligase subunit alpha, with translation MSILVTPETKILIQGITGEFGARHTKLSLDYGTQVVAGVTPGKGGQFFEHNGAKVPIFNSVKDAAAATGATVSAIFVPPPFAADAVLECVDAELALAVAITEGIPVRDMVRVKRVMQGRKTRVVGPNCPGIVTPGTGKDSSGGCRIGIAPGYIHKKGHVGVVSRSGTLTYEAVYQLTTRGIGQTTSVGIGGDPVNGSSHLDVIKMFNDDPETYGIIMIGEIGGNAEAEAARWIKANCKKPVAGFIAGATAPAGRRMGHAGAVIGGKEDTAAAKIAIFKECGIEVAVTPSDMADALIRAAQARGVKLS, from the coding sequence ATGTCCATTCTCGTCACTCCTGAAACGAAGATCCTCATTCAAGGCATCACCGGCGAATTCGGTGCGCGCCACACAAAACTGTCGCTCGACTACGGCACCCAGGTCGTCGCCGGCGTCACGCCCGGCAAGGGCGGCCAGTTCTTCGAACACAACGGCGCGAAGGTGCCGATCTTCAACTCCGTCAAGGACGCGGCCGCCGCCACCGGCGCCACCGTATCCGCCATCTTCGTGCCGCCGCCGTTTGCGGCCGACGCCGTCCTCGAGTGCGTCGATGCGGAGCTCGCGCTCGCCGTCGCCATCACCGAGGGCATTCCCGTCCGCGACATGGTGCGCGTAAAGCGCGTCATGCAGGGCCGCAAGACCCGCGTGGTCGGCCCGAACTGCCCCGGCATCGTCACGCCCGGCACGGGCAAGGATTCCTCCGGCGGATGCCGCATCGGGATCGCGCCCGGTTACATTCACAAAAAGGGTCACGTGGGCGTGGTGTCCCGCTCGGGCACGCTTACCTACGAGGCTGTTTATCAGCTCACCACTCGTGGCATCGGCCAGACCACGTCCGTCGGTATCGGCGGCGACCCAGTCAACGGCTCGTCGCATCTCGACGTGATCAAGATGTTCAACGACGACCCCGAGACGTACGGCATCATCATGATCGGCGAAATCGGCGGCAACGCCGAGGCCGAGGCCGCGCGCTGGATCAAGGCGAACTGCAAGAAACCGGTCGCCGGCTTCATCGCGGGCGCCACGGCTCCCGCCGGCCGCCGCATGGGCCACGCCGGCGCGGTGATCGGCGGCAAGGAGGACACCGCTGCCGCGAAGATCGCGATCTTCAAGGAATGCGGCATCGAGGTCGCCGTCACGCCGAGCGACATGGCCGACGCGCTGATCCGCGCCGCCCAGGCTCGCGGCGTGAAGCTGTCGTAG
- the sucC gene encoding ADP-forming succinate--CoA ligase subunit beta, translating to MNIHEYQAKALFEKFGVLVPKGAPAKTPEEFVTALAQLPEGMIVVKSQIHAGGRGKGTFTDGFKGGVKVCKSKAEAREAAGKMLGNTLVTAQTGPAGRKVQTIYFNVGSQIKKEYYLAILLDRATSRPVIVASTEGGMEIEKVAHDTPDRIFKVHVDPAYGLADFQVRELVFKLGFTAAEGKNASKLIRALYRCFWENDASMVEVNPLITTPDGQVEALDAKVAFDDNALFRHPELVELRDLNEEDPKEIEASKHELNYIALDGNIACLVNGAGLAMSTMDIIKHFGGTPANFLDVGGGASREQVVAAFKIILGDKNVRGILVNIFGGIMDCNVIAQGIVDAVKEVGLELPLVVRLEGNNVAAGKATLATSGLKLVSGDSMADAAQKIVKLVA from the coding sequence ATGAACATTCACGAGTATCAGGCGAAAGCGCTTTTCGAAAAATTCGGGGTTCTGGTCCCGAAGGGAGCGCCAGCCAAGACGCCGGAAGAATTTGTCACTGCGCTCGCCCAACTCCCCGAGGGCATGATCGTGGTCAAATCGCAGATCCACGCCGGCGGGCGTGGCAAGGGCACGTTTACCGACGGCTTCAAGGGCGGCGTCAAGGTCTGCAAGTCCAAGGCCGAAGCCCGCGAGGCCGCCGGCAAAATGCTGGGCAACACGCTCGTCACCGCGCAAACCGGCCCCGCCGGACGCAAGGTCCAGACGATCTACTTCAATGTCGGCAGCCAGATCAAAAAGGAATACTACCTCGCGATCCTGCTCGACCGCGCGACCTCGCGCCCGGTGATCGTCGCCTCGACGGAAGGCGGCATGGAAATCGAGAAGGTGGCGCATGACACGCCCGATCGGATTTTCAAGGTCCACGTCGATCCGGCCTACGGCCTGGCCGACTTCCAGGTGCGCGAGCTGGTCTTCAAGCTCGGGTTCACGGCCGCGGAAGGGAAGAACGCGAGCAAGCTGATTCGCGCCCTGTATCGGTGCTTCTGGGAAAACGATGCGTCGATGGTCGAGGTCAACCCGCTCATCACCACGCCCGACGGCCAGGTCGAGGCGCTCGATGCGAAGGTCGCCTTCGACGACAACGCGCTCTTCCGGCATCCCGAACTCGTGGAACTCCGTGATCTCAACGAGGAGGACCCGAAGGAAATCGAGGCCTCGAAACACGAGCTCAACTACATCGCGCTCGACGGCAACATCGCCTGCCTGGTCAACGGCGCGGGCCTGGCCATGAGCACGATGGACATCATCAAGCATTTCGGCGGCACGCCCGCGAACTTCCTCGACGTCGGCGGCGGCGCCTCGCGCGAACAGGTCGTCGCTGCGTTCAAGATCATTCTCGGCGACAAAAACGTCCGGGGCATCCTCGTAAACATCTTCGGCGGAATCATGGACTGCAACGTGATCGCGCAGGGCATCGTCGATGCCGTGAAGGAAGTCGGCCTCGAACTGCCGCTGGTCGTGCGGCTCGAGGGGAACAACGTGGCGGCGGGCAAGGCCACCCTGGCCACGTCCGGCCTGAAGCTCGTCTCCGGCGACTCGATGGCCGACGCCGCACAGAAAATCGTGAAGCTGGTCGCCTAG
- a CDS encoding LysM peptidoglycan-binding domain-containing protein — translation MRRSDPTVRYFLTRHQRALLAAALLALGSVPAWPQPEVSLEQLRTRADNGDADALNAVGNAYANGQGVTQDFAAALRCYTQAAARGHAPAYFNLGMMAELGRGSAPDVAAAFKHYLKSAELGFAPAQFNAGNMYANGIGVAQDYFEAALWFRQAAERGVAEAQYNLALAYELGRGVTKDEGQAQRWYRDAANRGYARARYNLALMLEEGRGSAADPVAAAELYRAAAAQGFAPAQNNYGILLAEGRGGVSANLVEAYAWLVLAVENGARAAGRDIVAQKLNSSQLAAATDRVATLRAELAGQASPVPVASAPTATPASAAAPADPALAERLQRAEADLTAVRSEYARLVDGARALATEKAALEQRLSQTASAAQGAAALNTRTEELARENATLAAQIDAAQKRTAELQAALNDARAAANRPAAPASRSAADAEQLAALRAENERLAQENTALSTQVKAADKAARQSDATARLAATVAASPTDGPDAMRVRTLLEDNRRLNDEVKRSTAELSSLFRQLRLAQKRLTELGEKIPTSVTTAESDPALAQLAQELQEQRGLNARLTAENQRLTEAAQAPGADTTQLTAQLAAATRELETLRADRDRLERAIGAQSAAADELESRTAEATRLRAALAAAEQKVQAVTAAKEELERAQRERAEVQQQLVAARREAEELRVQVESAQASARVQHAKLTAELEQAHAAAAQAAAKPDLGAQLQAAQAQLATLTQKNEELTADVKKLSGELADAWKSAEAATTAAAQVDTLQRELAAAKAARDDIETRSRGAGAASQAMAQQLSEARDAVTRAEARTAELQKELEAAQRAGAAGAEQTAALETVRRERDLARLAAEQATKDLESLREKLTAEAKQGGDVERLTGELASVQMQLTLARQDYREKATDLAAANAQIETLQRDLAAAERAAGQAEREGRDPKTSRQALTAQLNEAHEATSRAEARVAELQTALDEARRAGAGNTEQTAALETARRERDAAKYAAEQLTQELETTKRNLAAQARAAADVERLNQELATAQTALATTQKAAAEAASEARLKFEQQQAALQAAAEAAQQLEPLRRELAAAKASADEAETRSRGSSTAGQVMAGQLAEARAAASRAEAKITELQTALDEAKRIGNVAAARTAEVETARRERDAAKYAADQLQEQLQLAQRDLAAAKQQAAEVEAVNTQLAAAQKAVADFANERTAMERQITGLRAQLADAKKADEAGEAERATMQALRDELATVEKALADQKEFNTRLEQVNARLSADNQQLAAQVSKLESGGTESAKAAQRQLAQANDEAENLRRTNAGLTAEVARLEAENNRLAALPGPNAREEELKRAKAELEAAQRAQSEDHEALAKLTEQLDGAGRQVAELRDRNEELVKDLEVAKQSAAAALAAQAVAAKAAPDVEATRLEMQTLRNQVRTLERQAEDERTASAQEVTSIAEQLQRARETNRALADANRALLGSRQADEAGTKAQISQLTEQVRTLTGTNQRLEETQAQLTRANAQLTEEKNQAEEALAAARRAPAPPAEWAKERATLTAQLEDMFNKLADADRRATQLRQNGEATRAAAEAAAADAQKAQTELAALQTRLAEAEKGADQHGATVAELTGLNERLTTERNDLQTRLAQAAQATERARADAADLRARLAANDRVAEESTRSLEELNRNNDALQAQVQDLTRQMAALRADNDRLNRASGEASSSRAELAAAIERVTAEKETLQKQLDVLTVQASSWRTASEQLAQAQQARELAEQRAANLAAAANQLTSAQRDIASLRAENARLSENIQAIERERGGRIAQLQQENAAITARLRQAQSTLDQIAAAARVINAAGAVAAAGATPAGRAPSAATTDPVVAPAPRVHTVVEGDSLSRISVRYYGTASRWQDIYDANRELLRGENSLRPGQRLRIP, via the coding sequence GGCGCAGTTCAACGCCGGCAACATGTACGCGAACGGCATCGGCGTGGCGCAGGACTATTTCGAGGCGGCGCTCTGGTTCCGGCAGGCGGCGGAGCGCGGCGTGGCCGAGGCGCAGTACAACCTGGCGCTGGCCTATGAACTCGGCCGCGGCGTGACCAAGGACGAGGGGCAGGCGCAGCGCTGGTACCGCGACGCGGCGAACCGCGGGTATGCGCGCGCCCGGTACAACCTTGCGTTGATGCTGGAGGAGGGCCGCGGCTCGGCGGCGGATCCCGTCGCGGCCGCGGAACTCTATCGCGCGGCCGCGGCGCAGGGCTTCGCGCCGGCGCAGAACAACTACGGCATCCTGCTCGCCGAAGGCCGCGGCGGCGTTTCCGCCAATCTGGTGGAGGCCTACGCCTGGCTGGTGCTCGCCGTGGAAAACGGCGCACGCGCGGCTGGCCGCGACATCGTCGCTCAAAAACTGAATTCTTCCCAGCTCGCCGCGGCAACGGATCGTGTCGCCACGCTTCGCGCCGAGCTTGCGGGGCAGGCGTCGCCGGTGCCCGTGGCGAGTGCGCCCACCGCAACGCCCGCGAGCGCGGCGGCACCGGCCGATCCGGCGCTGGCCGAACGGCTGCAGCGCGCCGAGGCGGACCTTACCGCGGTGCGCAGCGAATACGCCCGGTTGGTCGACGGCGCCCGTGCGCTCGCAACCGAGAAGGCGGCGCTGGAGCAACGGCTTTCGCAGACCGCCAGCGCCGCGCAAGGTGCGGCCGCGCTGAATACGCGGACCGAGGAACTCGCCCGCGAAAACGCGACGTTGGCCGCGCAGATCGACGCGGCGCAAAAACGGACGGCCGAGCTGCAGGCGGCGCTGAACGACGCCCGCGCGGCGGCCAACCGGCCGGCGGCGCCTGCTTCCCGCTCGGCGGCCGATGCGGAACAACTGGCGGCGCTGCGCGCGGAAAACGAGCGGCTCGCCCAGGAGAACACGGCGCTTTCCACCCAGGTCAAGGCCGCGGACAAGGCGGCGCGTCAGTCGGACGCCACGGCCCGGCTCGCGGCCACCGTGGCGGCTTCGCCCACCGACGGACCCGATGCGATGCGCGTGCGCACGCTGCTCGAGGACAACCGTCGGTTGAACGACGAGGTGAAGCGTTCGACGGCGGAGCTCAGCAGCCTTTTCCGGCAGCTGCGGCTCGCGCAGAAGCGGTTGACCGAGCTGGGGGAGAAGATTCCCACGTCGGTCACCACGGCGGAGTCCGATCCGGCACTGGCGCAGCTCGCGCAGGAATTGCAGGAACAGCGCGGGCTCAATGCCCGGTTGACGGCCGAGAACCAGCGGCTGACCGAGGCGGCGCAGGCACCGGGCGCCGACACCACGCAGCTGACCGCACAATTGGCGGCGGCGACGCGCGAGCTCGAGACGTTGCGGGCGGATCGTGACCGGCTCGAACGGGCGATCGGCGCCCAATCGGCGGCAGCCGACGAACTGGAGAGCCGCACGGCCGAGGCGACGCGACTGCGTGCAGCTTTGGCCGCGGCCGAGCAAAAGGTGCAGGCCGTGACGGCGGCGAAGGAGGAGCTGGAGCGCGCGCAACGCGAGCGCGCGGAAGTGCAGCAGCAACTCGTGGCGGCGCGACGCGAGGCCGAGGAACTGCGCGTGCAGGTGGAGAGTGCGCAGGCGTCGGCGCGGGTGCAGCACGCGAAATTGACCGCGGAGTTGGAGCAGGCTCACGCGGCGGCCGCCCAGGCCGCGGCGAAGCCTGATCTGGGCGCGCAATTGCAGGCCGCGCAGGCGCAGCTCGCGACCCTGACGCAGAAGAACGAAGAGCTGACGGCGGATGTGAAGAAGCTCTCCGGCGAGCTGGCGGACGCGTGGAAATCAGCTGAGGCCGCGACCACGGCCGCGGCGCAAGTCGACACCTTACAGCGCGAGCTCGCGGCGGCAAAGGCCGCACGGGATGACATCGAGACGCGCAGTCGCGGCGCGGGTGCAGCGAGTCAGGCGATGGCGCAGCAGCTCAGCGAGGCGCGGGACGCCGTCACCCGCGCGGAAGCGCGCACGGCGGAATTGCAGAAGGAGCTCGAGGCGGCGCAGCGGGCCGGCGCCGCCGGCGCGGAACAGACCGCGGCGCTCGAGACCGTCCGACGCGAACGCGACCTGGCGCGGTTGGCCGCCGAGCAGGCGACCAAGGATCTCGAAAGTTTGCGTGAGAAACTGACCGCCGAGGCCAAGCAAGGCGGCGACGTCGAGCGGCTCACTGGCGAACTGGCCTCGGTGCAGATGCAGCTGACGCTCGCGCGGCAGGATTATCGCGAAAAAGCCACGGATCTCGCGGCGGCGAATGCGCAGATCGAGACCCTGCAGCGGGACCTCGCGGCGGCGGAGCGCGCCGCGGGTCAGGCCGAACGTGAGGGCCGGGATCCGAAGACCAGCCGGCAAGCATTGACGGCGCAGCTGAACGAAGCGCACGAGGCGACGAGCCGGGCCGAGGCGCGCGTGGCCGAATTGCAGACGGCGCTGGACGAAGCGCGCCGCGCCGGAGCGGGCAACACCGAGCAGACGGCGGCGCTCGAGACGGCCCGTCGTGAACGCGACGCGGCGAAGTATGCCGCGGAGCAGCTGACGCAGGAGCTCGAAACCACGAAGCGCAACCTAGCCGCCCAGGCACGCGCGGCGGCCGACGTGGAGCGGCTCAACCAGGAATTGGCCACGGCGCAGACGGCGCTGGCGACGACCCAGAAAGCGGCGGCGGAGGCCGCGAGCGAAGCCCGGCTGAAATTCGAGCAGCAGCAGGCGGCGTTGCAGGCGGCGGCGGAAGCGGCCCAGCAGCTGGAACCCTTGCGGCGCGAACTCGCGGCGGCCAAGGCGAGCGCGGACGAGGCGGAGACCCGCTCGCGCGGCTCCAGCACCGCGGGGCAGGTCATGGCCGGTCAGCTGGCGGAAGCCCGCGCGGCGGCGTCGCGCGCGGAGGCGAAGATCACCGAGCTGCAGACTGCGCTCGACGAAGCGAAGCGCATCGGCAACGTCGCCGCGGCGCGGACGGCCGAAGTCGAGACGGCGCGCCGCGAGCGCGACGCCGCGAAATACGCGGCGGATCAGCTGCAGGAGCAGCTGCAGCTCGCGCAACGCGATCTCGCGGCCGCCAAGCAGCAGGCGGCGGAGGTCGAGGCGGTGAACACGCAGCTCGCGGCCGCGCAGAAAGCGGTGGCCGACTTCGCCAACGAGCGCACGGCGATGGAGCGACAAATTACCGGACTCCGCGCGCAGCTGGCCGACGCGAAAAAGGCGGACGAGGCGGGCGAAGCGGAACGGGCCACGATGCAGGCATTGCGCGACGAACTGGCCACGGTGGAGAAGGCCCTCGCCGACCAGAAGGAATTCAACACCCGACTCGAGCAGGTGAACGCCCGGTTGAGCGCGGATAACCAGCAGCTGGCGGCACAGGTGAGCAAGCTGGAGAGCGGAGGCACGGAGTCGGCCAAGGCGGCGCAGCGGCAGCTCGCGCAGGCCAACGACGAGGCGGAGAACCTCCGGCGCACGAATGCCGGACTGACCGCCGAAGTGGCACGGCTCGAGGCCGAGAACAACCGGCTGGCGGCCCTGCCGGGGCCGAACGCGCGGGAAGAGGAGCTGAAGCGGGCCAAGGCGGAGCTCGAAGCGGCGCAGCGCGCGCAATCCGAGGATCACGAAGCGCTGGCTAAGCTGACCGAGCAACTCGACGGCGCGGGTCGGCAGGTGGCGGAGCTGCGCGACCGCAACGAGGAACTGGTGAAGGATCTCGAAGTCGCGAAGCAGAGTGCGGCCGCCGCCTTGGCGGCGCAGGCGGTCGCGGCCAAGGCGGCGCCCGATGTGGAGGCGACCCGGTTGGAGATGCAGACGCTGCGAAACCAGGTCCGCACCTTGGAGCGGCAGGCGGAGGACGAGCGCACGGCGTCGGCGCAGGAAGTGACCTCCATCGCCGAGCAGCTGCAGCGCGCACGGGAAACCAATCGTGCGCTGGCCGACGCCAATCGCGCGCTGCTCGGTTCGCGGCAAGCTGACGAGGCGGGTACCAAGGCGCAGATCAGTCAGCTCACCGAGCAGGTGCGGACGTTGACGGGCACAAACCAGCGATTGGAGGAAACGCAGGCGCAGCTTACGCGCGCGAATGCGCAGCTGACCGAGGAAAAGAACCAGGCGGAGGAGGCGCTGGCCGCCGCCCGGCGCGCCCCCGCGCCGCCGGCCGAGTGGGCGAAGGAACGCGCCACGCTGACGGCGCAGCTCGAGGACATGTTCAACAAGCTCGCCGACGCCGATCGGCGCGCGACGCAGTTGCGGCAGAACGGCGAGGCCACGCGCGCCGCCGCGGAAGCGGCAGCGGCCGACGCGCAGAAGGCGCAGACCGAGCTCGCCGCGTTGCAGACGCGGCTGGCCGAGGCGGAAAAAGGCGCCGACCAGCATGGCGCGACGGTGGCGGAGCTCACGGGCCTGAACGAGCGGTTGACGACCGAGCGGAATGATTTGCAGACGCGGCTCGCCCAGGCGGCGCAGGCCACCGAGCGGGCGCGCGCCGATGCCGCGGATCTCCGCGCGCGGCTGGCGGCGAACGACCGCGTGGCGGAGGAAAGCACGCGCAGCCTCGAGGAACTCAACCGCAACAATGACGCGCTGCAGGCGCAGGTGCAGGACTTGACGCGGCAAATGGCGGCGCTCCGCGCGGACAACGACCGGCTCAACCGCGCGAGCGGCGAAGCCAGCAGCAGCCGGGCTGAACTGGCGGCGGCGATCGAACGGGTCACGGCGGAAAAGGAAACGCTGCAAAAGCAGCTGGACGTGCTCACGGTGCAAGCCAGCTCGTGGCGCACGGCCAGCGAGCAACTCGCGCAGGCGCAGCAGGCGCGGGAACTCGCGGAGCAGCGCGCGGCGAATCTGGCCGCCGCGGCCAATCAGCTGACGAGCGCGCAGCGCGACATTGCGAGCTTGCGGGCGGAGAACGCCCGGCTGAGCGAGAACATTCAGGCGATCGAGCGCGAACGGGGCGGGCGCATTGCCCAGTTGCAGCAGGAAAACGCCGCGATCACGGCGCGGCTGCGACAGGCGCAGAGCACGCTTGATCAGATCGCGGCGGCGGCACGGGTCATCAACGCGGCGGGTGCCGTGGCCGCCGCGGGCGCCACGCCCGCGGGCCGCGCGCCGAGTGCAGCGACGACGGACCCGGTGGTGGCGCCCGCGCCGCGCGTGCACACGGTGGTCGAAGGCGATTCACTCTCGCGCATCAGCGTGCGCTACTACGGGACGGCGAGCCGCTGGCAGGATATCTACGACGCGAATCGCGAACTCCTGCGCGGCGAGAATTCGCTGCGACCGGGCCAGCGGCTGCGGATTCCCTGA
- a CDS encoding ATPase domain-containing protein — MADQTPTEPPQFVKAPTGIAGFDDITRGGGPRGGPKLVCCAAGCGKSLMAIEFLVRGTTPLGEPGVLVTFAESAGDITKNVSSLRFDLSKLIWRKRRLIDHVRTERSKIEENGEYEVEGLFIRIGYAIDHILDHRVSGQIFPGARALRAPQHRPLGLRHGQLDRRRAAAAP, encoded by the coding sequence ATGGCGGATCAGACTCCGACCGAGCCTCCCCAGTTCGTAAAAGCGCCCACGGGCATCGCCGGGTTTGATGATATCACCCGAGGCGGTGGGCCTCGCGGCGGCCCGAAGTTGGTGTGCTGTGCCGCCGGATGCGGCAAATCACTGATGGCGATCGAGTTTTTGGTGCGTGGCACGACGCCATTAGGCGAGCCTGGCGTGCTCGTGACGTTCGCCGAATCCGCCGGTGACATTACCAAAAATGTCTCCTCACTCCGCTTCGACCTGAGCAAACTGATTTGGCGGAAGAGACGGCTCATCGATCACGTGCGGACCGAGCGCAGTAAGATCGAGGAAAACGGCGAATATGAGGTCGAGGGGCTCTTCATTCGGATCGGCTACGCGATCGATCATATCCTCGACCACCGGGTGAGTGGACAAATTTTCCCGGGAGCGCGTGCGCTACGGGCTCCACAGCATCGCCCCCTCGGGCTACGGCATGGTCAGCTCGATCGGCGACGCGCCGCCGCGGCTCCATAA